A window from Hymenobacter volaticus encodes these proteins:
- a CDS encoding carboxypeptidase-like regulatory domain-containing protein, giving the protein MGSITGIIRNSSNHAPLEEVNVLIVSGPPHTDMAAVTGSDGRFSFNSLRPGNYLLKAYGQVESDEIPVEVLAKQTPFVEIWLETNPASEKDTTLEN; this is encoded by the coding sequence ATGGGATCTATCACTGGTATTATCCGCAATAGTAGCAACCACGCCCCACTGGAGGAAGTCAATGTGCTTATCGTGTCAGGCCCACCCCATACGGATATGGCGGCCGTTACAGGGTCGGATGGTCGGTTCAGCTTCAATAGTCTTCGGCCAGGCAACTATCTCTTGAAAGCCTACGGGCAAGTGGAAAGCGACGAAATACCGGTTGAAGTGCTTGCCAAGCAAACTCCTTTCGTGGAAATATGGCTGGAAACGAACCCGGCCAGCGAAAAAGATACAACCTTGGAAAACTAG
- a CDS encoding M61 family metallopeptidase, which yields MMFSRLRLLAAVGLVFLLSDFHPVLAASTLRYTLAMPAPQTHYFEVDMSLGGFGKQYTDLKMPVWAPGSYLVREFARHVEGFQAKAGGQNLRIEKINKNTWRVYHPKAKDFTVHYSVYAYELSVRTSFLDAAHGYVNGTSVFMYPADSKQLASTLEVRPATGWTQVSTSLKPAGSQFTFTSSNYDELADSPIEIGTHKVMSFEANGTPHTVAMFGNAKYDEAKLLADMKRVCEAAHRVVGQNPLDRYVFIVHNIERGTGGLEHLYSTTLSTSRNAYSTEAGYKGFLGLVAHEYFHLWNVKRIRPIALGPFDYDNENYTHMLWVSEGGTSYFGDKIVQRAGFVSPEEYLGNTSTSITRVENTPGNKVQSAAESSFDAWIKGYRPNENSANTGISYYDKGELIGAMLDLMIINETKGQKQLDDVMRYLYDQYYKKQGRGFTDEEYQAAVAKVAGRRFDDFFRRYVYGTETLPYDTMLGYAGLKLSTAPLTTDVALGATISTTGGKFTVTNTLRNGSAWQGGLNVNDEVLAVDGNRLTDDPNKLLASRPANSQVKMLVSRDGQLKELTFPLLASAAIRYRIEQVASPTAEQQVVLRKWLTFKE from the coding sequence ATGATGTTTTCTCGTCTCCGACTGCTGGCTGCGGTGGGGTTGGTGTTTCTACTGAGTGATTTCCACCCGGTACTGGCCGCTTCTACGTTGCGCTACACGCTGGCTATGCCTGCTCCGCAGACGCACTATTTCGAAGTTGACATGAGCCTGGGCGGCTTCGGCAAGCAATATACCGACCTGAAAATGCCCGTGTGGGCACCGGGGTCCTACCTTGTGCGCGAGTTTGCACGCCACGTTGAAGGCTTTCAAGCCAAAGCTGGTGGCCAGAACCTGCGCATCGAGAAAATCAACAAGAACACGTGGCGGGTGTATCACCCCAAAGCCAAAGACTTCACCGTACACTATAGTGTTTATGCATATGAGCTAAGCGTACGCACCAGCTTCTTGGATGCGGCGCACGGCTACGTAAATGGTACTAGTGTATTCATGTACCCCGCCGATAGCAAGCAGCTGGCCAGCACGCTGGAGGTGCGCCCCGCTACGGGCTGGACGCAAGTAAGCACCAGTTTGAAGCCTGCGGGTAGTCAATTTACGTTCACGTCTTCCAACTACGACGAGCTAGCCGACTCGCCCATTGAAATTGGTACGCACAAAGTGATGAGCTTTGAGGCCAACGGTACACCGCATACGGTAGCCATGTTTGGCAACGCCAAATACGACGAAGCCAAGCTGCTGGCCGACATGAAACGGGTATGCGAGGCAGCGCACCGCGTAGTTGGGCAGAATCCGCTGGACCGGTACGTGTTCATTGTACACAACATCGAGCGGGGTACCGGTGGCTTAGAGCATTTGTACTCCACTACGCTCTCCACCTCGCGCAATGCCTATAGCACCGAAGCGGGCTACAAAGGTTTCTTGGGCTTGGTAGCGCACGAGTATTTCCATCTCTGGAACGTGAAGCGCATCCGCCCCATAGCCCTCGGGCCATTCGACTACGACAACGAAAACTACACGCACATGCTGTGGGTGAGCGAAGGCGGCACCAGCTACTTCGGCGACAAAATTGTGCAGCGGGCCGGCTTTGTGAGCCCCGAAGAATACCTTGGCAACACCAGCACCAGCATCACCCGCGTGGAAAATACGCCGGGCAACAAAGTGCAGTCGGCCGCCGAATCGAGCTTTGACGCTTGGATTAAAGGGTACCGGCCCAACGAGAATTCCGCTAACACCGGCATCAGCTACTACGACAAAGGCGAGCTGATCGGGGCCATGCTGGATTTGATGATCATCAACGAAACCAAAGGGCAGAAGCAACTCGACGACGTGATGCGCTACCTCTACGACCAGTACTACAAAAAGCAAGGTCGAGGCTTCACCGACGAAGAGTATCAGGCGGCCGTTGCGAAGGTAGCCGGCCGCCGCTTCGATGACTTCTTCCGCCGCTATGTGTACGGTACCGAGACCCTGCCCTACGATACCATGCTAGGCTATGCAGGCCTCAAACTAAGCACGGCGCCATTAACTACCGATGTCGCCCTAGGAGCCACAATCAGCACTACCGGCGGAAAATTCACCGTAACCAACACTTTGCGCAATGGCAGTGCCTGGCAAGGCGGCCTTAACGTGAACGATGAGGTATTGGCTGTTGATGGCAACCGCCTCACCGATGACCCTAATAAGCTGTTAGCAAGCCGCCCCGCTAATTCGCAGGTGAAGATGCTCGTTTCGCGCGACGGGCAACTGAAGGAGCTTACGTTCCCGCTACTTGCCAGCGCAGCTATTCGCTACCGCATCGAGCAAGTTGCCAGCCCAACGGCCGAGCAACAAGTAGTATTGAGAAAGTGGTTGACCTTTAAAGAATAA
- a CDS encoding FKBP-type peptidyl-prolyl cis-trans isomerase: MNLSSLKDQISYIIGRDLARNFAQQGLDLDVDVLAASMKEGLSGEPSRLTQEQMQSAMQQLQEQMGGVEDDDDNQTSSSMANNKEEGQAFLSGNKSRAGVTTLPSGLQYEVINEGTGKKPTINSSVTTHYHGTLINGNVFDSSYQRGQPATFPVNGVIAGWTEALQLMPEGSKWRLYIPSELAYGQHGAGRDIGPDTTLIFDVELLKVNN, encoded by the coding sequence ATGAACCTGAGCAGTCTTAAAGACCAGATCAGTTACATCATCGGGCGCGACTTAGCCCGCAACTTCGCCCAGCAGGGTCTCGATCTGGACGTGGACGTACTGGCCGCCAGCATGAAAGAAGGCCTGAGCGGCGAGCCAAGCCGCCTTACCCAGGAGCAAATGCAGTCTGCTATGCAGCAGTTGCAAGAGCAAATGGGTGGTGTAGAAGACGATGACGACAACCAAACTTCCAGTTCTATGGCTAACAATAAAGAAGAAGGCCAAGCCTTCTTAAGTGGAAACAAGAGCCGCGCGGGCGTAACTACCCTGCCAAGCGGTTTGCAGTACGAAGTAATCAACGAGGGCACTGGCAAGAAGCCTACCATCAACAGCTCGGTTACCACCCACTACCACGGCACTCTTATCAACGGCAACGTGTTTGATAGCAGCTACCAGCGCGGTCAGCCAGCTACCTTCCCTGTCAACGGTGTTATTGCCGGCTGGACAGAGGCGTTGCAGCTGATGCCCGAAGGCTCGAAGTGGCGCCTCTACATTCCTTCGGAGCTGGCCTACGGCCAGCACGGTGCCGGCCGCGATATCGGACCCGACACCACGCTCATCTTCGACGTGGAGTTGCTGAAAGTAAACAACTAA
- a CDS encoding trypsin-like serine peptidase, with amino-acid sequence MSENFGVFGPCARTCTEADSGAAVKAGTSLVTGGIKKIFESSEQEGGAESAMSEREFWGSLAKVLVPVLKPVAKTVAGAAVKAGTSLVTGGIKKIFESSEQEDGDAAMAEAAAFSQQLTDLEVIIGTDDRVQVTNTTNVPYRRICHLSIKAADGTSFLGTGFFIGPRTIMTAGHCVYIHEHGGWPQQIIVSPARNVANRPYGQIVATSFGSVKGWVNNQSRNHDYGVIQLSKNDRVSPEIGSFGFGMFSDQALRSKQLSTAGYPGDKPSGTMMFHSRKATAVDPNTIVYDIDTVGGQSGSAVYDENRIVVGIHTNGASAGNSATRITQPVFNNLTQWRSEGGAS; translated from the coding sequence GTGAGCGAGAATTTTGGGGTCTTTGGCCCGTGCGCTCGTACCTGTACTGAAGCCGATAGCGGGGCAGCCGTTAAAGCGGGCACTTCCCTTGTCACGGGCGGTATCAAGAAAATCTTCGAATCCAGCGAGCAAGAAGGCGGCGCAGAGTCCGCGATGAGCGAACGGGAGTTCTGGGGGTCCTTGGCCAAAGTACTCGTGCCTGTGCTGAAACCCGTAGCAAAAACCGTAGCGGGAGCGGCCGTCAAGGCGGGTACTTCCCTGGTAACGGGCGGTATCAAGAAAATCTTCGAATCCAGCGAGCAGGAAGACGGTGATGCCGCTATGGCAGAGGCTGCAGCCTTTTCCCAACAGCTAACGGACCTGGAAGTAATCATTGGTACCGATGACCGGGTGCAGGTGACAAATACCACCAACGTTCCTTACAGACGCATCTGTCACTTAAGCATCAAGGCCGCCGATGGCACCTCCTTCCTTGGAACAGGATTCTTCATTGGGCCACGCACGATCATGACGGCTGGGCACTGCGTCTATATCCACGAGCATGGCGGCTGGCCCCAGCAAATCATTGTCTCCCCGGCCCGCAACGTTGCCAATAGGCCGTATGGTCAGATTGTCGCAACTAGCTTTGGCTCGGTGAAAGGCTGGGTAAACAACCAGTCCAGAAACCATGACTACGGGGTGATTCAGCTGTCTAAGAACGACCGAGTTTCGCCGGAAATCGGGTCCTTTGGCTTTGGCATGTTCTCCGACCAAGCGTTGCGGAGCAAGCAGCTCAGCACGGCGGGTTACCCCGGCGACAAACCATCGGGCACCATGATGTTCCATAGCCGCAAAGCCACCGCCGTAGACCCCAATACCATCGTCTACGACATTGATACAGTGGGTGGACAAAGCGGATCGGCGGTTTATGATGAGAACCGCATTGTGGTAGGCATCCATACTAATGGGGCATCGGCGGGCAACTCGGCTACGCGCATCACGCAGCCAGTTTTCAATAATCTCACTCAATGGCGCTCAGAAGGTGGGGCATCCTGA
- a CDS encoding DUF2147 domain-containing protein encodes MKYTLLSYLFFLASLVSALAQTSTATPPLGVWADDTGDSHIELYRCGEELCGRVVWLRQPTDPNGKPRLDQKNPKTERRNQPLKNLTVLQHLRHNPNNDRWEGGEIYDPENGRTYSCYVSAAGKDRLEVKGYIGFSMIGRSHYWQRVK; translated from the coding sequence TTGAAATACACCCTACTTAGTTACTTATTTTTCCTGGCTAGTCTGGTTTCTGCCCTAGCGCAAACGTCCACCGCTACCCCACCACTCGGGGTGTGGGCCGACGACACCGGCGATTCGCATATCGAGTTATATCGGTGCGGTGAAGAGTTGTGCGGCCGAGTGGTATGGCTTCGGCAGCCTACCGATCCTAACGGCAAACCCCGTCTCGACCAAAAAAACCCCAAGACTGAGCGACGCAACCAGCCCCTAAAAAACTTAACAGTGCTGCAGCACCTTCGCCACAACCCCAACAACGATCGGTGGGAAGGTGGTGAGATTTATGATCCGGAAAACGGCCGCACTTATTCCTGCTACGTAAGCGCCGCCGGCAAAGACCGGCTGGAAGTGAAAGGCTACATTGGTTTCTCGATGATTGGTAGGTCCCATTACTGGCAGCGGGTAAAATGA
- a CDS encoding M1 family aminopeptidase encodes MEAPRQTHCLLLGVGGGSPYIEYTNYANPVGGPQIPIVNYVYNQAALTNFRTEIDRTPGFIENYSSLVGLYPFASEKYGHSMAPLGGGMEHQTMTTQDGFTFTLTAHELFHQWFGDNVTCGSWEDIWLNEGFASYGEYLSLDRFASTPAARQWLDGVHNSVLRSPDGSVRVPDTTNVGRIFSGRLTYNKGAVVIHMLRYLLNDDEKFFRALRTYQTTYSGRTARTIDLQRVFEAEAGQPLQYFFNQWFAGEGYPTFNVRWNQTGQTFFLATTETVSMPSVTPFFDTDVDYLLTFTDNTTQTLRLRQSQLVSTFSVPVSKTITSIEVDPAQWILNGSGTVTRDNTLILGNTSAARVAHLTVYPNPCHETLVLADLTARALAEVTDATGRVWLRQTVDPLNPQLDTRGLAAGLYHLRLATPNGMVSLARFVRE; translated from the coding sequence GTGGAAGCACCGCGTCAAACCCATTGCCTACTACTTGGTGTCGGTGGCGGTAGCCCCTACATCGAGTATACTAACTACGCTAATCCCGTAGGCGGCCCCCAGATTCCGATTGTCAATTATGTATACAATCAGGCGGCTCTCACCAACTTCCGCACCGAAATCGACCGTACGCCGGGCTTCATCGAAAACTACTCCAGCCTGGTAGGGCTTTATCCGTTTGCCAGCGAAAAATACGGCCACAGCATGGCGCCGCTTGGAGGAGGTATGGAGCATCAAACCATGACCACGCAGGATGGCTTCACATTCACGCTGACGGCCCACGAACTGTTCCACCAGTGGTTCGGCGACAACGTTACCTGCGGCTCTTGGGAAGATATCTGGCTGAACGAAGGCTTTGCTTCCTATGGCGAATACCTGTCGCTCGACCGTTTCGCATCAACCCCTGCAGCCCGGCAGTGGCTGGACGGCGTGCACAACAGCGTCTTGCGTAGTCCCGATGGCAGCGTCCGGGTGCCTGATACTACAAATGTTGGCCGCATCTTCAGCGGACGGCTTACTTATAATAAAGGAGCTGTTGTAATACATATGCTTCGTTATCTGCTAAACGACGACGAGAAGTTTTTCCGCGCTTTGCGTACTTACCAGACTACGTACAGCGGCCGTACAGCCCGAACTATTGATTTGCAGCGCGTTTTCGAGGCAGAAGCTGGCCAGCCATTGCAGTACTTCTTCAATCAGTGGTTCGCCGGCGAAGGATACCCCACTTTCAACGTGCGCTGGAACCAGACCGGCCAAACCTTCTTCCTTGCAACCACCGAAACCGTGAGCATGCCCAGCGTAACGCCGTTCTTCGACACTGACGTAGACTACCTGCTCACCTTCACTGACAACACCACCCAGACGTTGCGCCTGCGCCAAAGCCAGCTGGTGTCAACATTTAGCGTACCTGTCAGCAAAACAATAACCAGTATCGAAGTTGATCCTGCCCAGTGGATTTTAAATGGCTCAGGTACCGTAACCCGCGATAATACGCTGATTTTAGGTAATACTTCTGCGGCCCGCGTTGCGCATCTTACCGTTTATCCTAATCCCTGCCACGAAACTCTCGTGCTTGCCGACCTGACTGCGCGCGCCTTGGCCGAAGTTACGGATGCTACTGGCCGCGTGTGGCTGCGGCAAACTGTGGACCCCCTGAACCCACAACTTGACACGCGTGGTTTGGCGGCTGGTCTCTACCACTTGCGCCTTGCTACGCCCAACGGCATGGTCTCGCTAGCGCGCTTCGTGCGAGAGTAG
- a CDS encoding C40 family peptidase yields the protein MPLLTTVLLPYQNLAPTSTVRGAVSDCTSYRFPVAAAQLRHGWNSAGLEVSSTFNAFNRTLPMRYIWITFVALVVLMLGVFELHKPQSAGNSQNEPNREQPPVQSAVWTSNRAATPHPDSVVRFAMRQLGTNYCYAGNTPATGFDCSGFVQYVFGRFKVEMPHSTGLLISVGKPIARTQARPGDIVVFTGTAASSTTPGHAGIVVSEPGEPLRFIHSSSARRESGVKISQVEGTDYERRFMNIRRVL from the coding sequence ATGCCCCTCTTGACCACTGTTCTGCTTCCGTACCAGAACCTCGCCCCGACCTCCACCGTTAGGGGAGCAGTTTCTGATTGCACCAGTTATCGTTTTCCCGTAGCCGCAGCGCAACTTCGCCACGGTTGGAACTCGGCCGGACTAGAAGTCAGCTCCACTTTCAATGCCTTTAACAGAACCCTTCCTATGCGCTACATTTGGATAACATTCGTTGCGCTGGTTGTTTTGATGCTTGGCGTGTTTGAGTTGCATAAGCCACAGTCCGCTGGCAATTCCCAGAACGAACCCAACCGCGAGCAGCCTCCTGTGCAATCTGCCGTCTGGACAAGCAACCGCGCTGCCACGCCGCACCCCGATAGTGTGGTTCGCTTTGCTATGCGGCAACTTGGCACCAACTACTGCTACGCCGGCAACACCCCCGCTACTGGCTTCGACTGCTCTGGTTTTGTGCAGTATGTGTTCGGCCGCTTTAAAGTGGAAATGCCTCACTCTACGGGCTTACTCATATCGGTCGGCAAGCCCATAGCTCGCACGCAGGCCCGCCCCGGCGACATTGTGGTCTTTACCGGCACGGCGGCCAGTTCTACCACCCCCGGCCACGCAGGCATTGTCGTATCGGAACCCGGTGAGCCGTTGCGGTTCATTCATTCTTCGTCGGCTCGCCGCGAATCGGGCGTGAAGATCAGCCAAGTAGAAGGCACCGACTACGAACGGCGTTTCATGAACATACGGCGGGTGCTGTAG
- a CDS encoding S8/S53 family peptidase — protein sequence MRTSTLSAALLVLLLASCQSQADEQQAPQPTPDPTAALSGQQLDAQIMSTLRETGQFDWNKASAHFVWSALTRSDYVLSVGYQPAGNRIAVPADAANNPAWQEARTQVLDLILAEERKTRPELTLTDIMAYQENVLPVVDVTVRELGTIKALRASRLVRYAEPMGYEPNRPTEVASKSAASLSSSSSSSGCGNNVPTPGLVPDEDFTVLPGSGKSSWSQADQYHGIRTAWSQSTGRGIKVLIIDTGCSETQENLSTDFNQGLSSGRTVERLVTLPRSTFLGFPTGPVETPNDGCGHGTSMAGACAAPRGTDGTSVGVAYNANLIVVRAAEDVFLDGSREVKGVSDAYVLAGNRSDVRIISMSMGRLTSSGQMTDAIHYAYSRGKLLYCAAGTSFEWSSGLVDVIYPASLPEAVAVTGVKDNLTTRCDDCHVGADVEFSVVMQRSSNDLGALTLALSGDEPSTVGGSSVATSYMAGMTALVWSRYPTETRAQIMSRLVAASSNRNARSSSFGWGRLNVAAAVGGPAL from the coding sequence ATGCGTACTTCTACTCTTTCGGCAGCACTGCTGGTGCTGCTTCTAGCAAGCTGTCAGTCCCAAGCCGACGAACAGCAGGCCCCACAACCCACTCCCGACCCTACCGCCGCCCTCAGCGGCCAGCAGCTCGATGCCCAGATCATGAGTACTCTGCGGGAAACCGGGCAATTCGACTGGAACAAGGCTTCAGCTCACTTTGTATGGAGCGCCCTCACCCGCTCCGACTATGTGCTGTCGGTGGGCTATCAGCCCGCTGGCAATAGAATTGCAGTTCCTGCCGATGCAGCCAACAACCCCGCTTGGCAGGAAGCCCGGACGCAGGTATTAGATTTAATTCTAGCCGAAGAACGCAAAACGCGCCCGGAGCTAACGCTGACTGATATTATGGCCTACCAAGAAAACGTGTTGCCTGTGGTGGATGTAACAGTGCGGGAACTTGGCACCATCAAGGCGTTGCGCGCCTCGCGGCTGGTGCGCTACGCCGAGCCGATGGGCTACGAACCCAACCGCCCCACGGAGGTGGCCAGCAAAAGCGCCGCCTCCCTGAGTAGCAGCAGTAGTAGCAGCGGCTGTGGCAACAATGTCCCCACTCCTGGCCTAGTCCCCGATGAAGATTTTACGGTGCTACCGGGCAGTGGCAAATCATCGTGGAGCCAGGCCGACCAATACCATGGCATTCGGACTGCTTGGAGCCAAAGCACCGGCCGCGGCATCAAGGTGCTTATCATTGACACAGGTTGCTCGGAAACCCAAGAAAATCTTAGCACGGATTTCAACCAGGGCCTGAGTTCTGGCCGCACCGTGGAGCGGCTGGTTACACTGCCCCGTTCCACTTTCCTCGGTTTCCCAACCGGCCCAGTGGAAACCCCCAACGATGGTTGTGGGCACGGCACCAGCATGGCCGGCGCTTGCGCCGCTCCTCGTGGCACCGACGGAACTTCAGTGGGCGTAGCCTACAATGCCAACCTGATAGTAGTGCGCGCCGCGGAGGATGTGTTTCTGGATGGAAGCCGCGAGGTGAAGGGCGTGTCCGACGCCTACGTACTAGCCGGCAACCGGTCCGATGTCCGCATTATTAGCATGAGTATGGGCCGCCTCACCAGCTCTGGGCAGATGACCGATGCCATCCACTACGCCTACAGCCGCGGCAAGTTACTGTACTGCGCCGCGGGCACTTCGTTCGAGTGGTCGTCGGGGTTGGTGGACGTTATCTACCCGGCCTCCCTACCCGAAGCTGTGGCCGTTACGGGCGTAAAAGACAACCTCACCACCCGCTGCGACGATTGTCACGTTGGTGCCGATGTGGAGTTTTCGGTGGTGATGCAGCGCAGCAGCAACGACCTCGGCGCCCTAACTTTAGCCCTGAGCGGCGACGAGCCGAGCACAGTAGGTGGCTCGTCGGTGGCTACCAGCTACATGGCCGGCATGACGGCCCTTGTTTGGTCGCGCTACCCCACCGAAACCCGCGCCCAAATCATGAGCCGACTCGTGGCCGCCAGCTCCAACCGCAACGCCCGCAGCAGTAGCTTCGGCTGGGGCCGCCTGAACGTAGCCGCTGCTGTAGGTGGGCCAGCGCTGTGA
- a CDS encoding DUF2147 domain-containing protein, translating to MKKFLLLCLTCLLSCVGVASAQTLSPLGIWTNAEKKATFEIYKCGDKLCGKIVTLTVPNDPATGKPKTDSMNPDPKLRTRPRLGLVFMQGFEYDDDNKWDDGKIYDPESGKTYSCYMKMNSANSMEVKGYIGFSMIGKSQTWSRVK from the coding sequence ATGAAAAAGTTTCTCCTCCTGTGCCTGACCTGCTTGCTTAGCTGCGTGGGCGTGGCTTCCGCCCAAACCCTTTCGCCCCTTGGTATTTGGACCAACGCCGAGAAGAAAGCCACTTTTGAAATCTACAAGTGCGGCGACAAACTTTGCGGTAAAATCGTGACTCTGACCGTGCCCAACGATCCGGCTACGGGCAAGCCCAAAACCGATTCGATGAACCCCGACCCGAAGTTGCGCACCCGCCCTCGGTTGGGCTTGGTGTTTATGCAAGGCTTTGAGTACGACGACGACAACAAGTGGGACGATGGCAAAATCTACGACCCAGAAAGCGGCAAAACCTATTCTTGCTACATGAAGATGAACAGCGCCAACTCCATGGAAGTGAAAGGCTATATCGGCTTCTCGATGATCGGCAAATCACAGACTTGGAGCCGGGTGAAATAA
- a CDS encoding KUP/HAK/KT family potassium transporter has protein sequence MDAKHQHTAISTAGLLIALGIIYGDIGTSPLYVMKAIVPEQINPHLVYGGISCVIWTLTLQTTIKYVMLTLNADNNGEGGIFSLYALVRRRAGWLTVPAIIGGSALLADGVITPPISVSSAIEGLEAVYPSIPTVPIVIGILLALFLLQSFGTQIVGKAFGPIMLIWFSMLGVLGVSWIVQQPAILKAFNPYYAYDLLVNYPGGFWLLGAVFLCTTGAEALYSDLGHCGKGNIRISWVFVKTTLLLNYMGQGAWLLSHQGEHLNKRNPFYELMPEWFLLIGIGIATIAAIIASQALITGSFTLVAEAIRLNMWPKVKLNYPTDVKGQLYVPSMNRLLLFGCIGVVLYFRRSENMEAAYGLAITLTMLMTTLLLTVWLRAKRVPLAAVALFTVVYGLIEGSFLIANLVKFPHGGWVSLAIGATLVAVMYVWLRAFYIKRRLTEFVKIDPYMEALKELSADESVPKYSTHLVFMTSAERATEIESKIIYSIFQKRPKRADIYWFVHVDTTDEPYTMEYKVVELAHDDAFRITFRLGFRVEQRINLYFRKVVEDLVRNKEVDITSRYESLSRQHVTGDFRFVVLEKFLSVENEFPAIEKLVMQAYFYIKQFIASEDKYFGLDTSSVKVEKVPLVITPVRDVALKRVS, from the coding sequence ATGGACGCCAAACACCAGCACACCGCTATTTCAACAGCGGGCTTGCTTATTGCCCTCGGCATCATTTACGGAGATATCGGCACGTCGCCGCTCTATGTAATGAAGGCTATTGTGCCGGAGCAAATCAACCCTCACCTCGTGTACGGGGGGATTTCCTGCGTCATCTGGACGCTTACGCTCCAAACTACCATCAAATATGTAATGCTCACGCTCAACGCCGACAACAACGGCGAGGGTGGCATCTTCTCACTTTACGCCTTGGTTCGGCGGCGGGCGGGCTGGCTTACTGTTCCGGCCATCATCGGTGGCTCGGCCCTGCTAGCCGACGGCGTGATTACGCCGCCCATCTCGGTTTCCTCGGCTATTGAAGGACTGGAGGCAGTGTACCCGAGCATCCCAACGGTGCCCATTGTGATTGGCATTCTGCTGGCGCTGTTTCTGCTCCAAAGCTTCGGTACCCAGATTGTGGGCAAGGCTTTCGGGCCCATCATGCTGATTTGGTTTTCGATGCTTGGGGTGTTGGGCGTCAGCTGGATTGTTCAGCAGCCCGCCATCTTGAAGGCATTTAATCCCTACTACGCTTACGATCTGCTGGTCAACTATCCGGGCGGGTTCTGGCTGCTCGGGGCCGTATTCCTGTGTACCACCGGAGCCGAGGCCCTGTATTCTGATCTGGGTCACTGTGGCAAAGGCAACATCCGCATCAGCTGGGTATTTGTTAAAACCACGCTGCTGCTCAACTACATGGGCCAGGGCGCGTGGCTGCTCAGCCATCAGGGCGAGCACCTCAACAAGCGTAACCCGTTTTATGAATTGATGCCGGAGTGGTTTCTGCTCATTGGGATTGGTATTGCTACCATTGCGGCCATCATTGCCTCGCAGGCACTTATCACGGGTTCCTTTACGCTGGTTGCCGAAGCTATCCGGCTCAACATGTGGCCTAAAGTGAAGCTCAACTACCCCACCGACGTGAAAGGCCAGCTGTACGTGCCGAGCATGAACCGGCTGCTGCTTTTCGGCTGTATCGGGGTGGTGCTTTACTTCCGGAGGTCGGAAAACATGGAAGCCGCCTACGGCTTAGCCATCACCCTAACCATGCTCATGACCACGCTGCTACTCACCGTGTGGTTGCGCGCCAAGCGTGTACCCTTGGCCGCAGTGGCGCTGTTCACAGTGGTGTATGGCCTGATCGAAGGCTCGTTTCTGATTGCCAACTTGGTGAAGTTTCCGCACGGCGGGTGGGTGTCTCTGGCCATTGGCGCTACGCTAGTAGCCGTGATGTACGTGTGGCTGCGAGCCTTCTACATCAAGCGCCGCCTCACCGAGTTCGTGAAGATTGATCCGTACATGGAAGCGTTGAAAGAGCTATCCGCCGACGAATCGGTACCGAAGTATTCTACGCACCTCGTATTTATGACGTCGGCTGAACGGGCCACCGAAATCGAGTCCAAGATTATCTACTCCATCTTCCAGAAGCGCCCCAAGCGTGCCGACATCTACTGGTTTGTGCACGTCGACACCACCGACGAGCCCTATACCATGGAGTATAAAGTGGTAGAGCTAGCGCATGACGATGCCTTCCGCATCACGTTCCGGCTTGGTTTCCGGGTGGAGCAACGCATCAATCTGTATTTCCGCAAGGTGGTAGAAGACCTCGTGCGCAACAAAGAAGTGGACATCACCTCGCGCTACGAGTCCCTGAGCCGGCAGCACGTAACCGGCGACTTCCGCTTTGTAGTGCTCGAGAAATTCCTCTCGGTGGAAAACGAATTCCCGGCTATCGAGAAGCTGGTAATGCAAGCTTACTTCTACATCAAGCAGTTCATTGCTTCCGAAGACAAGTACTTCGGTCTCGATACCAGCTCAGTGAAAGTCGAGAAGGTACCCCTCGTTATCACCCCCGTCCGCGACGTGGCTCTGAAACGGGTTTCGTAA